One part of the bacterium genome encodes these proteins:
- a CDS encoding Lrp/AsnC family transcriptional regulator — translation MKLSPLEQKLLGAISLQGDASLSELAKQINTKTHKCRYAFNALFEKGILTRRVIINSFLLGYSIHAFWFSLNTEHRKNPTALHTLLKESKQVGYFGEYMGDHPYRLDLYTRNIQELREFFIDLSERLGNLFGGKELSDIYSITDFPLKYLHSNGSEIHCSRVEYNATVVEIDDLDHRILS, via the coding sequence TTGAAACTTTCTCCCCTTGAACAGAAATTGTTGGGAGCGATCAGCTTACAGGGCGACGCTTCGCTATCAGAGCTCGCCAAGCAAATCAATACTAAAACTCATAAGTGTCGCTACGCTTTTAATGCTCTCTTTGAGAAGGGCATTCTGACAAGAAGAGTTATCATCAACTCTTTTCTTTTGGGATACTCCATCCATGCGTTTTGGTTCTCGCTTAACACTGAACACAGAAAAAATCCTACAGCACTACACACTCTCTTAAAGGAATCAAAACAGGTCGGTTACTTCGGGGAATATATGGGAGATCATCCCTATCGGTTAGATCTCTACACGAGGAATATTCAGGAGCTTCGCGAGTTTTTTATCGATCTCTCTGAGCGCCTCGGAAACCTCTTCGGAGGAAAAGAGCTCTCAGATATTTATTCTATCACCGATTTTCCACTCAAGTATCTCCACTCAAATGGAAGTGAAATACATTGCTCCAGAGTAGAGTATAATGCGACAGTTGTTGAGATCGACGACTTGGACCATAGGATTTTAAGC